Proteins encoded in a region of the Quercus lobata isolate SW786 chromosome 8, ValleyOak3.0 Primary Assembly, whole genome shotgun sequence genome:
- the LOC115955554 gene encoding probable amino acid permease 7 isoform X1 has product MGGEEEDQESALLGSSSQPDEPKEPLKRTGTVWTSIAYIITGVIGAGVLSLAWSVAQLGWIAGPLLMIVFAGITIISTNLLCDCYRYPDPECGPARIRSYMEAVRVYLGEKSQKVSRVIALESLWGGAIAYVITAATCMRAIQKSNCYHKEGHQAPCAYGDTFYMLLFGLVQIVMSQIPDFHKMEWLSVVAAMMSFTYSFIGIALGFAKVIENGKIMGSITGVPASTLANKFWLVFESFGDIAFAYPYSIIVLEIQDTLKSPPPENQTMKRASMVAIFVTTCFYLCCGCFGYAAFGNDTPGNLLTGFGFYEPYWLIDFANACIVLHLLGGYQIYSQPVFAYCERWLTKKFPNSGFVNNFYTIKLPLLPGFQWNLLRLCFRTAYVVSTTGIAMLFPYFNSVLGLLGALNFWPLTIYFPVEMYFVQKKIGAWTKKWIVLRTFSFVCFLVTVVGFIGSLESIISAELS; this is encoded by the exons ATGGGTGGTGAGGAAGAAGATCAGGAATCAGCTTTACTGGGAAGCTCTTCTCAACCTGATGAACCTAAGGAGCCTCTCAAAAGAACAG GGACCGTATGGACTTCAATAGCATATATAATAACAGGAGTGATTGGGGCAGGAGTTTTGTCTCTTGCATGGAGCGTGGCCCAACTAGGGTGGATTGCAGGTCCATTACTCATGATTGTCTTTGCAGGCATCACCATTATTTCCACAAACCTTCTATGTGATTGCTATAGATACCCAGATCCTGAATGTGGCCCCGCTAGAATTCGGTCCTATATGGAAGCTGTCAGGGTGTATTTAG GAGAGAAGAGCCAGAAGGTGAGTAGAGTGATTGCGCTGGAGAGCTTATGGGGGGGTGCAATTGCCTATGTCATTACGGCTGCTACCTGCATGAG GGCAATTCAGAAATCAAACTGCTATCACAAAGAAGGGCACCAAGCTCCATGTGCATATGGTGATACTTTTTATATGCTGCTCTTTGGACTTGTTCAGATTGTTATGTCACAGATTCCAGATTTCCATAAAATGGAATGGCTTTCGGTTGTTGCTGCAATGATGTCCTTTACCTACTCTTTTATTGGAATAGCACTTGGCTTTGCAAAAGTAATAG AAAATGGGAAGATTATGGGGAGCATTACAGGAGTCCCGGCTTCTACTCTTGCCAATAAATTTTGGTTAGTCTTCGAATCATTTGGGGACATTGCTTTTGCCTATCCGTACTCAATTATCGTTCTTGAGATCCAG GATACTTTGAAGTCCCCTCCCCCAGAAAACCAGACCATGAAGAGGGCATCAATGGTTGCCATTTTTGTCACAACCTGTTTCTACCTCTGCTGTGGATGCTTTGGATATGCAGCCTTTGGAAATGATACACCAGGAAACCTATTGACAGGATTTGGTTTCTATGAACCTTATTGGCTCATTGATTTTGCTAATGCCTGCATTGTTCTTCATTTGTTAGGAGGATATCAG ATTTATAGTCAGCCAGTATTTGCATATTGTGAAAGATGGTTAACGAAGAAATTCCCAAACAGTGGCTTTGTAAATAACTTCTATACCATCAAACTCCCATTGTTGCCGGGTTTTCAGTGGAATCTTCTCAGGCTATGTTTCCGAACTGCATACGTTGTATCAACCACTGGAATTGCAATGCTCTTCCCTTACTTCAATTCAGTCTTGGGACTGTTAGGGGCCTTGAACTTTTGGCCGTTGACTATATATTTCCCTGTGGAGATGTACTTTGTACAAAAGAAAATAGGAGCTTGGACAAAAAAATGGATTGTACTTAGGACATTTAGCTTTGTCTGCTTTCTTGTGACAGTTGTCGGTTTTATTGGATCACTTGAATCTATTATAAGCGCCGAACTCAGCTGA
- the LOC115955864 gene encoding vacuolar cation/proton exchanger 5-like encodes MEGGEEDLQSPLQRSFSSPGGQEEPLERTAESGSSSGGSRVSSIKTLIYVVYKSIRTVVFSNKLNLLLPFGLAAILVQELTDQSAWVFFLSLVGIAPLAERLGYATEQLAFYTGPTVGGLLNATFGNATELIISIFALKSGLIRIVQLSLLGSILSNLLLVLGCAFFCGGLVLQKEQLFNKATAVVNSRLLLMAVMGLLLPTDLHYTQTEVYFGKSELDLSRFSSCIMLVTYAAYLFFQLKSQSNLYVSLNEEGIQIEEGADDDEAPQISKWESLIWLLVITTCVSILSEYLVDTIEGTSIALNIPLTFISVILLPLVGNAVDHASAITFAMKDKLDITLGVSIGSSTQIALFVIPFSVVLGWIIGQAMDLNFQLFETTTLVISVLVVALMLQEGTSHYFKGLILLLCYLIVAASFFVHDSSAGGHASNVVCLI; translated from the exons CTGAAAGTGGATCGTCTTCTGGAGGTTCACGGGTTAGTAGCATCAAGACATTGATCTATGTTGTGTATAAGAGTATAAGGACTGTTGTTTTCTCCAATAAACTCAACTTGTTGCTCCCTTTTGGGCTAGCAGCAATTCTTGTTCAGGAATTGACTGATCAATCT GCTTGGGTCTTCTTTCTAAGCTTAGTGGGTATAGCACCTTTGGCTGAGCGTTTAGGTTATGCTACAGA GCAGCTAGCCTTTTACACTGGACCAACAG TTGGAGGTCTATTGAATGCTACTTTTGGGAATGCAACAGAACTTATTATATCAATCTTTGCTTTGAAAAGTGGATTGATACGTATTGTTCAGCTGTCGTTATTGGGTTCAATTCTGTCAAACTTGTTGCTGGTGCTTGGATGTGCATTCTTTTGTGGTGGGCTTGTTCTTCAAAAGGAGCAGCTGTTTAATAAG GCAACTGCTGTGGTAAACTCCAGATTGTTGTTGATGGCAGTCATGGGCCTACTTTTACCAACTGATCTTCATTATACACAAACTGAGGTTTATTTTGGAAAGTCAGAGTTGGATCTTTCAAGATTTAGCAGTTGCATCATGCTTGTCACATATGCTGCATACCTTTTTTTCCAGCTAAAGAGTCAAAGTAATCTATATGTTTCTCTTAATGAG GAAGGGATTCAAATTGAAGAGGGTGCAGATGATGATGAAGCTCCCCAGATCTCAAAATGGGAATCATTAATCTGGCTTTTGGTTATAACTACTTGCGTCTCAATCCTATCCGAATATTTAGTTGATACAATAGAG GGAACATCTATTGCATTGAATATTCCACTTACATTTATTAGTGTTATTTTGCTCCCACTTGTGGGGAATGCTGTAGATCATGCAAGTGCTATCACGTTTGCCATGAAAGATAAGCTT GACATAACATTAGGAGTCTCAATAGGATCATCAACGCAGATAGCTTTGTTTGTG ATTCCTTTTTCTGTAGTCCTTGGTTGGATTATAGGGCAAGCTATGGACTTAAACTTTCAGCTTTTCGAGACAACTACACTTGTTATATCCGTCTTAGTAGTAGCCTTAATGCTGCAG GAAGGAACTTCCCACTATTTTAAAGGACTAATACTTCTTCTTTGCTATCTGATAGTTGCTGCAAGTTTTTTTGTACATGATTCATCTGCAGGAG GACATGCATCCAATGTTGTATGCCTCATTTGA
- the LOC115955554 gene encoding probable amino acid permease 7 isoform X2, translating into MGGEEEDQESALLGSSSQPDEPKEPLKRTGTVWTSIAYIITGVIGAGVLSLAWSVAQLGWIAGPLLMIVFAGITIISTNLLCDCYRYPDPECGPARIRSYMEAVRVYLGEKSQKVSRVIALESLWGGAIAYVITAATCMRAIQKSNCYHKEGHQAPCAYGDTFYMLLFGLVQIVMSQIPDFHKMEWLSVVAAMMSFTYSFIGIALGFAKVIENGKIMGSITGVPASTLANKFWLVFESFGDIAFAYPYSIIVLEIQDTLKSPPPENQTMKRASMVAIFVTTCFYLCCGCFGYAAFGNDTPGNLLTGFGFYEPYWLIDFANACIVLHLLGGYQWLCK; encoded by the exons ATGGGTGGTGAGGAAGAAGATCAGGAATCAGCTTTACTGGGAAGCTCTTCTCAACCTGATGAACCTAAGGAGCCTCTCAAAAGAACAG GGACCGTATGGACTTCAATAGCATATATAATAACAGGAGTGATTGGGGCAGGAGTTTTGTCTCTTGCATGGAGCGTGGCCCAACTAGGGTGGATTGCAGGTCCATTACTCATGATTGTCTTTGCAGGCATCACCATTATTTCCACAAACCTTCTATGTGATTGCTATAGATACCCAGATCCTGAATGTGGCCCCGCTAGAATTCGGTCCTATATGGAAGCTGTCAGGGTGTATTTAG GAGAGAAGAGCCAGAAGGTGAGTAGAGTGATTGCGCTGGAGAGCTTATGGGGGGGTGCAATTGCCTATGTCATTACGGCTGCTACCTGCATGAG GGCAATTCAGAAATCAAACTGCTATCACAAAGAAGGGCACCAAGCTCCATGTGCATATGGTGATACTTTTTATATGCTGCTCTTTGGACTTGTTCAGATTGTTATGTCACAGATTCCAGATTTCCATAAAATGGAATGGCTTTCGGTTGTTGCTGCAATGATGTCCTTTACCTACTCTTTTATTGGAATAGCACTTGGCTTTGCAAAAGTAATAG AAAATGGGAAGATTATGGGGAGCATTACAGGAGTCCCGGCTTCTACTCTTGCCAATAAATTTTGGTTAGTCTTCGAATCATTTGGGGACATTGCTTTTGCCTATCCGTACTCAATTATCGTTCTTGAGATCCAG GATACTTTGAAGTCCCCTCCCCCAGAAAACCAGACCATGAAGAGGGCATCAATGGTTGCCATTTTTGTCACAACCTGTTTCTACCTCTGCTGTGGATGCTTTGGATATGCAGCCTTTGGAAATGATACACCAGGAAACCTATTGACAGGATTTGGTTTCTATGAACCTTATTGGCTCATTGATTTTGCTAATGCCTGCATTGTTCTTCATTTGTTAGGAGGATATCAG TGGCTTTGTAAATAA